The Euphorbia lathyris chromosome 4, ddEupLath1.1, whole genome shotgun sequence genomic interval AGAATAGGATGTCATTGCAATGGGCAACACTATTCGCAGAACGACTAGCAAAAATGATACTAACATCATTAAATGAATGAATCAACATATTACAATCATCAAGAACAAGGTTGTAATAAGACTTGAAGGCAGGTTGATTAAGATCTAAAACCACCACCTCTACATCGGTTTCAATAAGACAACCGTCCATACCCTTTCTGTTGAGCCAACTTAGAGCTTCCCGAATGCCCATAACTTCTCCTACACGAGGCAAGAAATCACCCCGCACAAGTTTGGAAAAAGCTCCACAAAACTTGTCGTTGCAGTCCTGTAGCACCGCCTCTAAACCCAGTAGACCTAACCCCGAGATAATAGAGGCATCCACATTCAGTTTAAAGCGAGCTGGAGGAGGCTGTAACCAATGACTCGCACCCCGAGCAGACCCTACCCCACCTGGAATAACCTTGGCACAAACATTCATCCCCTTTGATTGAGCATCCTGCCACCGCTTTGATCTTCCAGAGTAGCCTGTAAATCTCAATGTTTGATTCACACAAAGGTGTATCTCTACATCAATAAAATTGTAGCTGGAATCCCTAATATCCACCATCCCCTCTTCAAGCCAAATAAGGGCCAGACCCCCACTTCTACCAACATAGCCGACACACAAGCTACCAGCATAGCCCAACTTCCTTTTAGTTGCATCTAAACGACAGCGAGTTAAAAGAGTATCCGAGAGAAAAATGATACTTGATTTGTTGATCCGGATAAGATTCAAGACAACCCGAACTGAATGTAAATTGCCCATCCCATGACGCTTCCAAGCCATAATACTTATGATGATGGGAAGGTAAGATAAAAACGAAGATtcaggacaaaaaaaaaaaaaaaaaaaaacttaccaaAGAGATAAGAAAAAACTCAATTTGTCGTGATGTATTATTGATCCTGAGAATTTAATCAGGAGACTCCCATCAGAATCACTTTATTAAAACAGTTATTTTAGTTACTTTATTAGATCAAAATACACTGCCTACTTGAGCATAACAACCTTTTAGCCCGGGAAATGTATATACTAAGGCGTCAGTTGAGACTTGACTTTGCTTTTCtggcttttttctttttccaatcTAGAGTTTGCACAATTTAGATTTTGTCACTCACTCCCTGATAACTTTGTGCGAATCATGGAATCTGCAGCTAACAAGAATTTCACTGCAGGAAACAACGATGAAGGTTTGagtttttcctttttcatttcttttatgTACATGAATGAGTTTTATTACATTCGTATGCTATAACTGCAATCTAGGGTTAATTACTCCCATGTTCGTCAAAAATTAAATGGTGATGGGTTTCTCTTTATGAGTTAAAATTGTTATGGCAATTCTGTTCCATTTCCGATATTTGAAGGACTCTATCTGTGTGTAATTAACCTCTGCAATCTATTTATGTGGACATTGTAAATTCATACAAAGTCTTTGCGAATATGTGAAGAACTGCTTCATAATTGCTATATTTCCTATTAGCTGTGGAGTGAATTTCATGAATGCATAGAATAGCTACTGATCtctagtgtatataaatcaagTATGATCTACTATGCTTCATTATATTTCCTCATCTAAACCGTTTACCTTGATGAAATTTTCAAGTTATTGCTCCTAGTCTAGGACTCCTAGATATTCAGGTTTTAAGGTTCTGTAATGTGTGTTACTTTTCTCTCATAATCAGCAGCATATCTAGTTCTTTTCCTCTTTTTTGTTAGGGAGGATACGCTATGACGCATTCTACAAGAAAATGTGTTATGAtggatatatatatgaaaaattgtGGCATTCTTGTGCTGGACTTCTTGATACCCTCCCTACAGCAGGGGGACAAGTGTACTATTTTCCACAAGGCCAAATCGAACAGGTGCTAGTAGTAGAATGCGTAATATTGTTTATCATGTTCTGTCTCACAAAGACTTCCCTTTTTCTCTTTTATACAGCTTGGAGTTCCATTAGATGATCTAAGAATTCCCAATTTTAATCTTCCATCTCGAATTCTGTGTCGCGTGATTCATGTGCATTCTACTGTGAGTTGCATCattattaattgattattgtctttctttttcttacTTCCTATAATTTATTGTCTCAAAAGAAGAGATTGGATGACTAGTCTGCAGTTTCTAATATAGTAGTTCATCTACAACATTCTCTACTTCTGTAGGTTGAACCAAAAACAGGTGAACTTTTTGCACGAATAACACTGCTTCCTGAACAAGATGTATGATGTGGTTCATTCTGCAAATAGAGCTTTTGAAGAATCTTCTTTTTCCCATCCCACCCCCAAATCAATTCTTATTGACTTTTGTCCTCTATGTATCAGCAAAGAGAGGTTACCAGCTCCGACCCTGAATGTCCAGAGGATGAAGCACACACAATTCATTCTTTTTTTAAAACACTCACTACTTCAGACTTGAGGACTCTTGAATGTTTGTGCATTGACTCAGTGCATGCCGAGACTTTTTTTCCTCCATTGGTTAGCACAtgaattttaattgtattattgCCTTCATTTACTGCTCTCTGTTTCTTCATTACTTGTTTCCTTCAAGATTCTATGCCTCTATTAATTGTGCAGGACATGTCCCAGCTGGAACCTTGGCAAGACTTGGTTGCAACTGATATAAGTGGCAAAGAGTGGCATTTTCGTCACATTGTTTCGGGTAAAGAGTTTCTATTTTTTGATATGATGCTGTCATGCTGAAGAATCAATGTTAAAAATGGAAAGTTGTCAACTGGTTATTTAAATTtactaataattatttttttagaaaataattttaattatatatgatTCTATGCTTATTTATGTTTCACTTCAATTCTTGATACTAGATTATAATGTTCATATTTGATAAAAGGTTGTGCTATTAAATATCTTGCCCCTTGCTGCATGGATATTTTGCAATATTGGATGCTAACTAGAGAAAGAAAGATCAAGAATAACGGAAGTTGGCGACTTTATGACAGGCTAAACGCAGTGACCAACTTTTAAATTATGCTCAATTTGGCATTTCTGAATTCTGACTCATCTGGTCTTCTTTGTTCAAAAGTATTTCGTTCATGTCTCTTGTCAACTACAAAGAAGCATTCAGAATTTATCTTCTTTAATTATAAGATCTAAAGCAAAACATGATCCACAGGTGACCCTATGTGTCACTTACTCTCGGCTGGGTGGAGTGAATTTGCAAGCTCAAAAAGGTTACTGGCTGGTGATTCACTCATCTTCTTAAGGCAGTTTATCTAAACCCTGTTCCCTTTTATTCTTTGTGATTATTACTATCTTAGCTAAATGATATTGTGAAATTTATTATCAAATACTCTTTAATCATAGGGAAGAAAATGGAAGGCTTCGTGTTGGAGTAAAGACACATAAACAACTACCAACAGAGAATAAGATGTCTTCTATAATGCCAGTTTCAAGCATTTGCATGGGGGTTTTTGCTACTGCTTCGCATGCCCTTTCTACTGGAACTTTGTTCTCTGTTCTCTACAGCCCAAGGTTTTGTGTACTTTGCTAAATTTTGGAAACTAATCAAAATGCTAATCTtgtgtttattttgtttgtcTTTCATTATATGTTTTAGTCACAGTGACATGCATGATTCAAAAAGTATAATCTCTGTTTGGCATTTATTAATAGAATAAGCACATAAAAGCCAACGGTAATTTACTTAGAGATTTCCTGTTATGCTAGGTCTTTTTCTAGGGCTTAGATAGTTACTGGAATTAATGATTAATAAGTAGCAGCACTTTTAATTAGGGTCATTTACCATTCTTTTAGCATGACATAACATAAATCAAGTGCCTATACAATTAGCTGATTAAGGTTACCAACCAAGCAGAAGTCCCTTTGAATATAGTAAAGGGCAAGAAATGAACTACAGAAGATCAGTATTGCATCTTTTAGTGCCAACCGTAACTGGATCTTCTATTAGTTGTTGATTTATCTTTTATACTTCatgttctattatttcttctacAATTGCTTTCTCGAGATATTACTTCCTTTTAAAGAGCTTTTTATCATCTTATTGAGGGTGTTCTTCACTTTCTCAGCCTGAGTCATCATGTGCCTTTATCTTATTGCAATTTGTTCGATGATTACTATAAGTGCTATCAATATTGGTTTGTTTGAATAGCATTTTGATGCACGATAATGGAAATATTAAATCATTTTCCCTTTTGTTCTGttccagattttttttttatcagtacGTTCATTCTTTATTATGAATGTGCTTGTTGATAGTTTTGCTTAGTCTTTCATTTTCAGAAAAAGCCAATCTGACTTTATTGTAAAAGTTAACAAGTACATGGAAGCTCAGCACCACAACTTTTCAGATGGTATGAGGTTCTCAATGAGATTTGAGGCTGATCAAATTTATGAAAAGAGGTTTAATGATCTTCTCTTAAGATTAGAATTTTTGACAAGCTGCAATTTTTTTTGCTTGATAGTTGTTTTATTGATCTATTAGTTCACTCTGCACAATTGTTGGTGGTGGAGATATATCACAGATGTGGTCTAATTCTAAATGGCGATGCTTAAAGGTTGACAACTTTCTTTGATCAGTACCTTCACATGTTCTGGTACTTGTTTTAGTTACAACTTCCAGATGACATTCTTTTAGACATTTTGATTGttacaaattgtaattttaCTTCATACTGTATTTGGTTTCCTAGAACATTGTGTCATTCTATTTCTCACGTAAGCACTTGATTTTCAACTCTTCTTTTTCCTCATTTCCTCCAGGTTTCTTGGGATGGATGGGATGGACTTTCAGTTATGCCCCCAGAAAGAGTATCACCATGGGAATTGGAACCAGTTATTGCTTTAACTGATCATGGTATGCCATCATTCTCGCTAGTATTTCCTCATTTATGTGTTCTGTTGACATAATTTCGTATCTTCGTGCACTAGGCACATGGATATTTCCAGTCGAGGCTCCCAAGTTCCCCTACAGTCACCACCTGAACTCACCATCCAGTTCTCCTACAACTTCAAACACTAATTCTTGTAGCTTTAGTGAAGAGAGTTCACCAACTAGTGTTTCCTTAGACCAATTGGCAAGTGATGCCGAGTCTATTCATTCTATGGTTGGTGAATGCTCAACTCAGTCTTCAGATGCTGCCGCTGGTTCTGACAATATTTCTGATGGATCCAATAATAGTCGGTCTGCAATTCCCTCGAATTGTTGTGAGCTTGAAGAGGATTTGCAAAGCAATCAAATTAGAACATACACAAAGGTTAAGTTTCTTCAGCCTTTCTGCTTGACTGGCTAGCAACATTATTATGCTAATGTTGAACTTAGTAGTGGTTGGTTACAGAAGTCCACTTTTTCAAAATCGTGATAAGAATCACAAAACTCGAAAGCACCCAAACACGGATCAGCAAGCACTAATATGTAGAAATAAAACTGATATTGTTGATATATCCAATTTTCCTGATGATGTGTGTAGTATTTGTTCTAGATTCGAATGCAAGGTGTTATTGTTGGGAGATCTGTTGATATGACAAGTTTTACATGCCATGAAGATCTATTGAGGAAGCTTGAAATGATGTTTGAGATTGAAGGTGAACTCAGTGGATCCACTAAGCAATGGTTGGTTGTCTACACTGATGCTGCTGGTGAAACGAAAACGGTCGAGGATTATCCATGGGGGTAAGGCAATTCGATCCTTGTCATTGTCGATTAAAGCATCTGAACTTGGCTGGTTTTAGCATATATTTTTGACACATTGCAAGCCCTTGATTATTTATAGCCTACAAAGACTTTCAAAGGTTTCAATATATAGGTTTACAAATGATCAAAGGCTTAACGTGTGAAAATAACAGATCGTAAAACAGCGAAGTTTAGAAGCCTTAAAATGCTGATCTTCATTTTTTATAAAGATAAAGTAAAAGCTTCATTTTGCTATATGATTTCAGTAAATTCTGCAGCATGGTGAAGAAGATATTAATCAATCGCCTTGTCTAGACTGTGATATATGCATCCTCTTTTTCATACTTCAAGAATATGATCGGTTGTTGTAACAacctgatccaataccatgtagatattgtccgctctggcccaattccaacacattgggcctcacggctttaaaacgcgtctacatatattggattcacatcttactaataagcctcaatcactccctctccatttccgatgtgggatttagttcattcctgcccccatcgccatcccttagggccgctccttgctcaggccttcttaccccggcgccacccacttcggaccgggtcgttgctcaggccttcttaccccggcgccacccactccggaccgggtcgttacaggcccaccagcttccgcctggttcgtccccgaaccacacatcgtacgtggagagtcggctctgataccaattgtaacaccctgatccaataccatgtagatattgtccgctctggcccaattccaacacattgggcctcacggctttaaaacgcgtctacatgtattagattcacatcttactaataagcctcaatcactccctctccatttccgatgtgggattcagttcattcctgcccccatcgccatcccttagggccgctccttgctcaggccttcttaccccggcgccacccactccggaccgggtcgttacagttGTGGTAGCATCAATGGGGAGGGAGCTTCAACACTCACTAATTGCTGGAAAATTCCATTAAATATTTGTGTGGAGCTAAATGTATCGATTAACTTCTTTTCGCTTTAACACGAACATATTGGTTTGCTTAGATTGTGAATTTCTAAGGAGAAGTTGTTACTATACTCAATACAGTTCTTATTTTAGCCACAATTATATTCCCTCCATTTTTAAAATTATGTCATTCAAAGTTTTGGTGCATAGATTGAGAAAGTTATTAAAATATCTTaactataatgttattttgaaattactaatcattttgtttattttattgtaaTCTACATCATTAAATGTTCTCTTGACAAATATTTTGGCACAAAAGTATTTTCTTAAAATCACAAGATTTCAAAACCTGAAGCTTTATTGCTACTTTTTGTCCATATCATAATATTAATGGACTGTTTAATAAAAATTGGAAAATTATTTGTTGAAAAATAGGTATTAGATATTTCTAGATATGGGATGCATAtacaatcttttttttttttggtacagTACAAATTCGTTTTTGAGTTCacgttaatattttattttagatttAACTTTATTCTCTAAAACAACTATATTTATGGGAttcattaaataaattaaattattttattttattttatatataaatagagATATTTCATAGAAAAATTGGGGTCCATGGACTTATATAACCTATTAAATTTGTTAAATTCTTATATGAATTATTTTACTAgctagacaaaaaaaaaatataaagttattTTCCATAAATAGAAGCAAAATAGGAAATAACTATTAAAAGAGCAACAATGATTCATGAGcaaaggataaaaaaaataatattctctCTGTTCCACAATGCATATCTTAaataagacataagaattaaaaaatacaattaattttaactaaaagatttGGTTACCTTATATTAATTGTAtcaattaattgatttttatctatttctaaaataaaaagacaattTGAATAGatgtatatttggtaaaaatcaAGTAATGCACGTTGATTGAATCAAAATGACATGTAtcatgtaacaaaaaaaaatctctaaaaagACATCTACTGTAAAATGGATGGGGTATAATATTTTAAGTATACATTAGGCTCACTATCATTTTTATGTATTTGTTATTGAAAGTTTAAACCGTTAGTTAAAAGCTCAATTCATATTATAACgctcaattcatattaatttataatgAGTTTCTATCAGTATTTTTTGGTATTTTATTTGTATGGATATTTTTACTGCTTGCTCTGATTGTTTGCAAAGGTACGAATTTCTAGAGAATAATAATGATACTGCCATCTTCATTCCTAAATGATCCCGTGGATATGAAAGATTTGAATTCTATCTCTCTCTATGTAATGTTATGTACAAATTACTAGCTAATTGACTAAATTTAATTTTGTCTAGCCTTATCTCCTAAAATTTTGTCCCAAGGAGATCTatcattgataatgtgatagtAGCTTTTGAATCCCATCATtacatgaaacaaaaaaaaagagagagagaggattaGGGTAACGTgactttgaaaattaatatcaATAAAGCTTACGAATAGAGTTAatttgtaacgacccggtccggagtgggtagcgctggggtaagaaggcctgagcaaggagcggccctaaaggatggcgatgggggcaggaatgaactgaatcccacatcggaaatggagagggggtttattagtaagatgtgaatccaatacatgcagacgcgttttaaagccgtgaggcccaatgtgttggaattgggccagagcggacaatatctacatggtattgggacaggatgttacaattggtatcagagccgactctccacgtacgatgtctggttcggggacgaaccgggcggaagctggtgggcctgtagcGACCCAGTCCGGAGAGGGTGGCGCCGGGTAGAAGGCccgagcaaggagcggccctaagggatggcgataggggcaggaatgaactgaatcctacatcgaaaatggagagggagtgattgaggcttattagtaaaatgtgaatccaatatttgcagacgcgttttaaagccgtgaggcccaaggtgttggatttaggccagagcggacaatatctacatggtattggaccatgGTGTTACATAATTGGGTTTATGAAAATTGTTTTACTCGGGATGGATTTTCTTTTTAATGGATATCGCAGATTATGCTTTGCGTTACTACTGTGTCCTGTAATGTTTCTGTTAATAGGGATATTGTGGCCCAATTCTTCCTATTAGAGGTCTCCGACGTGGGTATCCTTCAtcttcatatttatttattctatatatTAAAGTCCTCTCTCGGCTTAGCCCTTGATCTTAAATCAAATGGTTTATTGAACAAGTGTTATATTAGTCGTGATGCTCCTTCTGTCTCTCATTTGTTGTTGGCAATATCTTCTTATTCTTCAGTACTACACTGGAGGAGAGTCAAGTTATTCCGACATTCTTTCTGATTTGAGGAGGCCCCAGGTCAAGCGATAAACTTTCACCAAATCTAGTATTTTCTTCAGTACCAATATTGACTCAAGCGTTAGGGGCTATcaattatatgttaaatttgTCTTCTCAACTGGATACAAGTCGCTATCTTGTCTTACCTTCTCTTATAGGGaggtaaaaaaaatcaatctttGGGTTCTTAAAAGATAGTTTGTGCAAAATATTTAGTAGTTGGGAGCTCCGTTTTCTTTCTATTGTTGGCATGGATATTATGATCAAAGTGTGGCGTAGGAACTTCCTACTTTCTGTATGAGTGTCTTCTTGTTACCTAAATTCTTATGTGATGAGCTACGGAAGATGATGAACTCTTTTTGATGGGGTTTGAAAGGTAACGGAAATTGCAGTATTCACTTATCTAGTTGGCAGAGTCTCTACTATAGGAAAGACTAAAGAGGTCTAAGTTATAGAGATCTCCATAATTTTAATCTCTCGCTCTTGAGTAAGAAAGGTTGTAATTTTTTATATCATCCTCACACTTTTGTTAGTAGTATGtttaaagctaaatatttttcTTAGACGAATTTCCTTTCCCCTGAACTTGGTACTAATACCAATTATGTTTTGCAAAGTGTGTGGAGCTCAAGAGATGTTCTTGTTATTGATTTACAGTCACGAATAGGTAATGGGTCCGGAGTGACCCCCTTGTGATAGTTGTTTTAGAGTTACTCTACCAACCAACGAGCATAGAAAAGATTTGAAGGTGGTGGATTTGTTTGTGAAAGAGGAGAAGAAGTGGGATAGAGACAAGGTGCATCTCAAAGGAAGCCAATATTATTCTCTCATGCTTGTattctttaaaaaataaaaaataaaattatgttgtctttataaataatttatttttctttttgctaTTCTTTTACTGTACTACTTTTGAGAGATTTctgctatttttatttttatgtcttAAATCCTACAAATATATAAATTCTAGGCTCAAGATCAGCCCATTCTCCATTGTACTCTTGCCAATAGTTGCTTCTACAATTATGAATAAATTGCCTAAAATgaccttttattattattatttttttgcaattttttttaataatctaGTTTTTTCTCATTAACTCCCTTTTTTTGTTTATGTGGATTTATATTTGTACTAGTTTTCCACGTTTTTTTTAATGatctttagtttttttttcttttttgtttcgaATTTATGTCTGATTTTAATGTTTATCTATCGTTAGCTGTATTGAGAATGAtttttctttatatgaaatCAAGTCTAGACTGACGACGACATAAGAATATGAAGTCTAATCCTAAAGAATGTAGGGTTTTGTGGTATTAAAAGCcgtttgaaaaaataaaataaaaaatatcaaatgTGTCTATTCCATAAATTGTACTATACGTGCAGCTGGCGTATAGTTAAATTTCTCAAATAAAGAGAAAATTGATactacctccgtttcatattacatgtctttctaaagatttttttttgtttcatattacatgtcattttatatgatcagtacacgttaagtcatctttttGTCTACTATAAAACGCGGATTTatggaaattaattagaataatggacttattataaaataaataaatattggaatcaataaataaggagCAACAACATCTTTTTtccaatatccttaatttctatacaactcTCTAAAAAAACATGTAGTATGAAACGGAGGGAGTGGTAGTTAGACCAATTCTAATGGGGAGCTTTTAGTTGTTACAATCCTAGGTATGGTTGTTACAAACCATTAGCTGtttattacaaaaataagtTTGTTACAGATTTAAGTAACACCCAATATCCAACTCTCTAAAAtccaaaaagaacaaaaatgaaGGCACCGATGGCGCTGAAGCGCCTGATTTGGTGTGTGGAGTACACGCGCCAGATATGGCGTGTTAGGCGTCATCCAGCCTTCACCTTTTTACTTTACAGAAAATGGTAATTTACAAGTTGGTTCtgtaaaattatgattttgatcctggaaaattacaattttgatatctattgtcaattaatatatttttttgacctagaaaattttgaaaaataaatccTTTCTAATGACATGTTACTCCACTTTGTTACTTATCCCACCTAAGTCACAATGGTTGTTACCAACCATTGTGGATGAATATTTTAGGGTGTAAACAAATTTCCATATAAATAATTATGATTTAAAAGTAACTAAtgcatatcatctccaacaatacttctCATATTCatcctttatttattattttattattaaaattattaattattgttaattatttaccaatagtgagagAAAATAGacttatcaataataaattattaataaaaaataaaataaggagaCATTAGGAGTGGAGATTGGCTCTATTAATAGACAGGATGGAGATGCTCTTATTGATTTGAGCTGTTGGAGCTTATTTTTAACTCTCCCtccttaaattttaacttaagagctaAATTAAAAGGCTATTGGAGATGTTCTAAGATTTTTAATTTAGggtctaaattttaatttttagactttagatttttatataaataattaactaaaaaataattattaatacaTGTTACGTAACATCAAATCATTGGTCCAACACACCACGTTATCTGTGCGCCAGCGTTAACGTATTGTATATGCTAAAATAGTGGTGTTCGCATGGTCGAATACCATTAGATCTATGTATATTGAATCTAAACCTTAATATGATTTTAATCTTCGTCCTAAAATTCTAATAACTTTAGATCTAactttgactaaatttatttGGCCAGTCACTAACCACATGAACACCATTACATGCACACGAACACCATTATACAGTGCAAAGCTTAAAAGATCAATGAAAATGCGAAGACTAATGTGAGAAAACGACAATGTTTTCTGATCAAGCAAGCCACTCAAATTTTAAGAACCCGGTATGCCTAACACTATCATTAGGGATGTTAACGCGTTAGGATAGTTCGCAAACTATTCAAACTCGATTCGATCAAAGTTTGGTCAGAACTCGACTCGATACGGTTAAGTTCGAATTTGGGATCGGCTCTAGCATTAACTAACTTGAGTTAGAACTTTTTTAGGTTCATCTTGAAAGCTCGCGAACAAATTCAactatttttaattactatatatattttattaatttttaattttataattatatcatttaattGTTGTAATATATGCTAAATTTACTTTATGAAGTTTAAATTTGATGTTTtacaattaaataacaaaatGTTTAAACATTTGAATCAAACTGTTTGCAAGCTTTTCTCGAGCCAATCCTATTTTTTATCCTCCCAAACTTAAGTCGAGCCTAAAATTTTATGTTCAACAAACTAAGAGCTCGAGGCAATCCTAAAATTTTAAGTTCAACACAAGCTTCGAGCTCGAGCTGAGTCCGAACTTACCGATTCTCAAACCGAATCGAGCCTACTTAGATGCAGTCTCAATTCGACTCGTTAATACTCCTACATGTCATGAACTGAAAACTCATGTAGAATACATCCCTAGCCCTTATTAAATGTTCTTTATACtttgaaatattttattttatttaccccCATGAACATAAACTTACTTAAATTGACCTATTAACACTCTCTAAATTCATGTGATAATAACAAAGCATAAGCATGTTTTAAATTGAAATACCAACAGATCactataaagaaattaaaaaaagctTGAAAAAAAGTCAATAGATCAATAAAGCAGGATAGTCTTTCCGAAGTAATACATAAAGAGTTTCTTTGAGTCTAAAGCTTTGCAAATGCTAGGTGGTTGGCCCATGAATTGAGCCTTATTGATCCCCTTAAAAATGGTTTGCAATTGAAATCAAGTGAAAAGAAGGCTTTTATATAACTATTTATATACTTATTTACAAGGCGACATTTTCCATTGTGAAAACattcaacaaaagaaacaaagcAAAGATAAGAAAGATTGCATTTCTTCttccattccattccatt includes:
- the LOC136227334 gene encoding auxin response factor 7-like isoform X2, which gives rise to MESAANKNFTAGNNDEGRIRYDAFYKKMCYDGYIYEKLWHSCAGLLDTLPTAGGQVYYFPQGQIEQLGVPLDDLRIPNFNLPSRILCRVIHVHSTVEPKTGELFARITLLPEQDQREVTSSDPECPEDEAHTIHSFFKTLTTSDLRTLECLCIDSVHAETFFPPLDMSQLEPWQDLVATDISGKEWHFRHIVSGDPMCHLLSAGWSEFASSKRLLAGDSLIFLREENGRLRVGVKTHKQLPTENKMSSIMPVSSICMGVFATASHALSTGTLFSVLYSPRKSQSDFIVKVNKYMEAQHHNFSDGMRFSMRFEADQIYEKSSLCTIVGGGDISQMWSNSKWRCLKVSWDGWDGLSVMPPERVSPWELEPVIALTDHGTWIFPVEAPKFPYSHHLNSPSSSPTTSNTNSCSFSEESSPTSVSLDQLASDAESIHSMVGECSTQSSDAAAGSDNISDGSNNSRSAIPSNCCELEEDLQSNQIRTYTKIRMQGVIVGRSVDMTSFTCHEDLLRKLEMMFEIEGELSGSTKQWLVVYTDAAGETKTVEDYPWGTTLEESQVIPTFFLI
- the LOC136227334 gene encoding auxin response factor 7-like isoform X1, yielding MESAANKNFTAGNNDEGRIRYDAFYKKMCYDGYIYEKLWHSCAGLLDTLPTAGGQVYYFPQGQIEQLGVPLDDLRIPNFNLPSRILCRVIHVHSTVEPKTGELFARITLLPEQDQREVTSSDPECPEDEAHTIHSFFKTLTTSDLRTLECLCIDSVHAETFFPPLDMSQLEPWQDLVATDISGKEWHFRHIVSGDPMCHLLSAGWSEFASSKRLLAGDSLIFLREENGRLRVGVKTHKQLPTENKMSSIMPVSSICMGVFATASHALSTGTLFSVLYSPRKSQSDFIVKVNKYMEAQHHNFSDGMRFSMRFEADQIYEKSSLCTIVGGGDISQMWSNSKWRCLKVSWDGWDGLSVMPPERVSPWELEPVIALTDHGTWIFPVEAPKFPYSHHLNSPSSSPTTSNTNSCSFSEESSPTSVSLDQLASDAESIHSMVGECSTQSSDAAAGSDNISDGSNNSRSAIPSNCCELEEDLQSNQIRTYTKIRMQGVIVGRSVDMTSFTCHEDLLRKLEMMFEIEGELSGSTKQWLVVYTDAAGETKTVEDYPWGKFCSMVKKILINRLV
- the LOC136227334 gene encoding auxin response factor 7-like isoform X3, producing MKVEPKTGELFARITLLPEQDQREVTSSDPECPEDEAHTIHSFFKTLTTSDLRTLECLCIDSVHAETFFPPLDMSQLEPWQDLVATDISGKEWHFRHIVSGDPMCHLLSAGWSEFASSKRLLAGDSLIFLREENGRLRVGVKTHKQLPTENKMSSIMPVSSICMGVFATASHALSTGTLFSVLYSPRKSQSDFIVKVNKYMEAQHHNFSDGMRFSMRFEADQIYEKSSLCTIVGGGDISQMWSNSKWRCLKVSWDGWDGLSVMPPERVSPWELEPVIALTDHGTWIFPVEAPKFPYSHHLNSPSSSPTTSNTNSCSFSEESSPTSVSLDQLASDAESIHSMVGECSTQSSDAAAGSDNISDGSNNSRSAIPSNCCELEEDLQSNQIRTYTKIRMQGVIVGRSVDMTSFTCHEDLLRKLEMMFEIEGELSGSTKQWLVVYTDAAGETKTVEDYPWGKFCSMVKKILINRLV